In a genomic window of Streptomyces roseoviridis:
- the ilvA gene encoding threonine ammonia-lyase yields the protein MSFRTPGPLHPLMLDDVRGAQKMLAGVARVTAMEGSRHLSSLVGSPVHLKCENLQRTGSFKLRGAYVRIAGLRPEQRAAGVVAASAGNHAQGVALASALLGVHATVFMPVGAPLPKVAATREYGAEVRLHGHVVDETLAAAEEYAQQTGAVFIHPFDHPDIITGQGTVGLEILEQCPEVRTIVVGVGGGGLAAGIGLAVKSVRPDVRVVGVQAEGAAAYPPSLAAGHPVAVESPVTMADGIKVGRPGDVPFGIVREYVDEVRTVSEDALSSALLLCLERAKLVVEPAGASPVAALLAEPEAFRGRGPVVAVLSGGNVDPLLMQRILRHGMAAAGRYLSLRLKVTDRPGALATLLAVLTVVDANVLDVSHVRTDPRLGLTEAEVELHLETKGPEHCEEVAASLRDAGYTVL from the coding sequence ATGAGCTTCCGTACGCCAGGCCCCTTGCACCCGCTGATGCTCGACGACGTACGGGGGGCGCAGAAGATGCTCGCCGGGGTGGCGCGGGTGACCGCGATGGAGGGCAGCCGCCATCTGTCGTCGCTGGTGGGGTCGCCCGTCCACCTCAAGTGCGAGAACCTCCAGCGGACCGGTTCGTTCAAGCTGCGCGGCGCGTACGTGCGGATCGCGGGACTGCGTCCGGAGCAGCGGGCGGCCGGGGTGGTCGCCGCCTCGGCCGGCAACCACGCGCAGGGCGTGGCGCTGGCCTCGGCCCTGCTCGGGGTGCACGCGACGGTCTTCATGCCGGTGGGCGCCCCGCTGCCGAAGGTGGCGGCGACCCGGGAGTACGGGGCGGAGGTGCGGCTGCACGGGCACGTCGTGGACGAGACGCTGGCGGCGGCCGAGGAGTACGCCCAGCAGACCGGGGCGGTCTTCATCCATCCCTTCGACCACCCGGACATCATCACGGGCCAGGGCACGGTGGGCCTGGAGATCCTGGAGCAGTGCCCCGAGGTGCGGACGATCGTCGTGGGCGTCGGCGGCGGGGGCCTGGCGGCCGGGATCGGCCTGGCGGTGAAGTCGGTACGGCCGGATGTGCGGGTGGTCGGCGTGCAGGCGGAGGGCGCGGCCGCGTACCCGCCCTCGCTCGCGGCGGGGCATCCGGTGGCGGTCGAGTCGCCGGTGACCATGGCGGACGGGATCAAGGTGGGGCGTCCGGGCGACGTGCCGTTCGGAATCGTCCGGGAGTACGTGGACGAGGTCCGCACGGTCTCGGAGGACGCGCTCTCCTCGGCGCTGCTGCTGTGTCTGGAGCGGGCGAAGCTGGTCGTGGAGCCGGCCGGCGCGAGCCCGGTGGCGGCGCTGCTCGCCGAGCCGGAGGCGTTCCGGGGCCGTGGGCCTGTGGTGGCGGTGCTGTCCGGCGGGAACGTGGACCCGCTCCTGATGCAGCGGATCCTGCGGCACGGCATGGCGGCGGCGGGCCGCTACCTGAGCCTGCGGCTGAAGGTGACGGACCGGCCGGGCGCGCTGGCGACGCTGCTCGCGGTGCTGACGGTGGTGGACGCGAACGTGCTGGACGTCAGCCACGTGCGGACCGACCCGCGGCTCGGGCTCACGGAGGCGGAGGTGGAACTGCACCTGGAGACGAAGGGGCCGGAGCACTGCGAGGAGGTCGCCGCGTCGCTGCGGGACGCGGGTTACACGGTGCTCTGA
- a CDS encoding MarR family transcriptional regulator — translation MPTSQDMTTELDPGLLDALQHQVAVFARRAEQTRLGGTGQLRNSMDRAAYLLLNRLDQEGPMGVKALAAGMGIDSSTVTRQVAPLVDTGLVKRTSHPEDGRAVVLQLSPRGQARLEEVRASRRRLMAEVTDGWTPAERESFCTLLTRFNSALSARQSGLPAGREDDGGTERETTR, via the coding sequence ATGCCCACATCTCAGGACATGACGACTGAGCTTGACCCCGGTCTCCTCGACGCCCTCCAGCACCAGGTGGCCGTCTTCGCCCGGCGGGCCGAGCAGACCCGGCTCGGCGGCACCGGGCAGCTCCGCAACTCCATGGACCGCGCCGCCTACCTGCTGCTCAACCGGCTCGACCAGGAGGGCCCGATGGGCGTGAAGGCGCTCGCCGCCGGCATGGGCATCGACTCCTCGACGGTCACCCGCCAGGTCGCCCCGCTCGTCGACACCGGCCTGGTCAAGCGCACCTCGCACCCCGAGGACGGGCGCGCGGTCGTGCTCCAGCTCTCCCCGCGCGGCCAGGCCCGCCTGGAGGAGGTCCGCGCCTCGCGCCGCCGTCTGATGGCCGAGGTGACCGACGGCTGGACGCCCGCCGAGCGCGAGTCCTTCTGCACCCTGCTCACCCGCTTCAACTCGGCCCTCTCCGCTCGCCAGTCGGGCCTGCCCGCCGGCCGCGAGGACGACGGCGGCACCGAACGGGAGACCACCCGCTAG
- a CDS encoding sigma factor-like helix-turn-helix DNA-binding protein: MRESNHGHHDENAARTREFHAFAAGASGRLLHVATLLTTEPARRNPLAQDLLTASLAHTYAHWDRLRGEDPYEVTRACLAARFARTAWRHHRGRGGVLSALTPQERLVVVLRLYEAVPEERTAALLGLPEERVRAVCARSVSALRAAS; encoded by the coding sequence GTGCGCGAGTCGAATCATGGCCACCATGACGAGAACGCCGCCCGCACCCGGGAGTTCCACGCCTTCGCGGCCGGGGCGTCGGGCCGGCTGCTGCACGTCGCCACGCTGCTCACCACCGAGCCCGCGCGCCGCAATCCCCTCGCCCAGGACCTGCTGACGGCCTCCCTCGCCCACACCTACGCCCACTGGGACCGGCTGCGCGGCGAGGACCCCTACGAGGTCACCCGCGCCTGCCTCGCCGCCCGCTTCGCCCGCACCGCCTGGCGCCACCACCGCGGCCGCGGCGGCGTGCTGTCCGCGCTCACGCCGCAGGAACGTCTCGTCGTCGTGCTGCGGCTGTACGAAGCGGTACCGGAGGAGCGGACGGCCGCGCTCCTCGGGCTGCCCGAGGAGCGGGTGCGGGCCGTCTGCGCCCGGTCGGTCAGCGCACTGCGGGCGGCCTCGTGA
- a CDS encoding cystathionine gamma-synthase, translating into MSDQHTHQSFETRAIHAGNTADPLTGAVVPPIYQVSTYKQDGVGGLRGGYEYSRSANPTRTALEENLAALEGGRRGLAFASGLAAEDCLLRTLLVPGDHVVIPNDAYGGTFRLFAKVVERWGVDFSVADTSDVESVRGAINDRTKLIWVETPSNPLLGITDIEAVAGVARQAGVKLVVDNTFASPYLQQPLALGADVVVHSLTKYMGGHSDVVGGALVTADAELGEELAYHQNAMGAVAGPFDSWIVLRGIKTLAVRMDRHSENAGKIVEMLTQHPKVTQVLYPGLPEHPGHEVAAKQMRSFGGMVSFRVEGGEAAAVEVCNRAKLFTLGESLGGVESLIEHPGRMTHASVAGSALEVPADLVRLSVGIENVDDLLADLREALG; encoded by the coding sequence ATGAGCGACCAGCACACCCACCAGAGCTTCGAGACCCGCGCCATCCACGCGGGCAACACCGCCGACCCGCTGACCGGCGCGGTCGTCCCGCCCATCTACCAGGTGTCCACCTACAAGCAGGACGGCGTGGGCGGGCTGCGCGGCGGCTACGAGTACAGCCGCAGCGCCAACCCGACGCGCACCGCCCTCGAGGAGAACCTCGCGGCCCTGGAGGGCGGCCGGCGCGGTCTCGCCTTCGCCTCCGGCCTCGCCGCCGAGGACTGCCTGCTGCGCACCCTGCTGGTCCCCGGCGACCACGTGGTCATCCCCAACGACGCCTACGGCGGCACCTTCCGCCTCTTCGCCAAGGTCGTCGAGCGCTGGGGCGTGGACTTCTCCGTCGCCGACACCTCCGACGTCGAGTCGGTGCGGGGCGCGATCAACGACCGTACGAAGCTGATCTGGGTCGAGACCCCCTCCAACCCGCTGCTCGGCATCACCGACATCGAGGCCGTCGCGGGTGTCGCCCGCCAGGCCGGGGTGAAGCTGGTCGTCGACAACACCTTCGCCTCGCCCTACCTCCAGCAGCCGCTGGCGCTCGGCGCGGACGTCGTCGTCCACTCGCTCACCAAGTACATGGGCGGCCACTCCGACGTCGTCGGCGGCGCCCTGGTCACGGCCGACGCGGAGCTGGGCGAGGAACTGGCGTACCACCAGAACGCGATGGGCGCGGTGGCCGGTCCCTTCGACTCGTGGATCGTGCTGCGCGGCATCAAGACCCTCGCCGTGCGCATGGACCGGCACAGCGAGAACGCCGGCAAGATCGTCGAGATGCTGACCCAGCACCCGAAGGTCACCCAGGTCCTCTACCCGGGCCTGCCGGAGCACCCGGGGCACGAGGTCGCCGCCAAGCAGATGCGTTCCTTCGGCGGCATGGTCTCCTTCCGCGTCGAGGGCGGCGAGGCGGCGGCCGTCGAGGTCTGCAACCGCGCCAAGCTCTTCACCCTCGGCGAGTCCCTCGGCGGCGTCGAGTCCCTGATCGAGCACCCGGGCCGCATGACGCACGCGAGCGTCGCCGGCTCGGCCCTGGAGGTCCCGGCGGACCTGGTCCGCCTCTCGGTCGGCATCGAGAACGTCGACGACCTGCTCGCCGACCTGCGCGAGGCGCTGGGCTAG
- the msrA gene encoding peptide-methionine (S)-S-oxide reductase MsrA, with protein sequence MFLSRTPVLPTPDQALRGRPEPEFQVPERHTVLGTPLLGPYPEGLEVADFALGCFWGAERKFWQTDGVYTTLVGYQGGHTPNPVYEEVCSGLTGHTEVVRVVFDPAKVSYERLLKLFWESHDPTQGFRQGNDVGTQYRSAVYTHSPEQAEAARASRDAYQKVLTGSGYGTITTEILPAEDRAFYPAEGYHQQYLDKNPAGYCGIGGTGVSCPIGVAKAE encoded by the coding sequence ATGTTCCTGTCCCGCACCCCCGTCCTCCCCACTCCCGACCAGGCCCTGCGCGGGCGTCCCGAGCCCGAGTTCCAGGTCCCGGAGCGCCACACGGTGCTCGGCACCCCGCTCCTCGGGCCCTACCCGGAGGGCCTGGAGGTCGCCGACTTCGCGCTGGGCTGTTTCTGGGGCGCCGAGCGCAAGTTCTGGCAGACCGACGGCGTCTACACGACCCTCGTCGGCTACCAGGGCGGCCACACCCCGAACCCGGTGTACGAGGAGGTCTGCTCGGGCCTCACCGGCCACACCGAGGTCGTCCGCGTGGTCTTCGACCCGGCGAAGGTCTCGTACGAGCGCCTGCTGAAGCTCTTCTGGGAGTCCCACGACCCGACGCAGGGCTTCCGCCAGGGCAACGACGTCGGCACCCAGTACCGCTCGGCCGTCTACACCCACTCCCCCGAGCAGGCCGAGGCGGCCCGGGCGTCCCGCGACGCCTACCAGAAGGTCCTGACCGGCTCCGGCTACGGCACGATCACCACCGAGATCCTCCCGGCCGAGGACCGCGCCTTCTACCCGGCCGAGGGCTACCACCAGCAGTACCTGGACAAGAACCCCGCCGGTTACTGCGGCATCGGCGGCACGGGCGTGTCCTGCCCGATCGGGGTGGCGAAGGCGGAGTAG
- a CDS encoding DUF1330 domain-containing protein, with amino-acid sequence MTAYAIANLHPGATPHEDVLGYIERIQSTLAPFGGRFLVHGAPRREVLEGEWPGALVMIAFPTYADARAWYDSEPYQALIPLRARHIPGDVLLIDGVPEGYDPATTAAAMRAAAESVEQAPVEQASVERAPVE; translated from the coding sequence ATGACCGCATACGCGATAGCGAACCTGCACCCGGGCGCCACCCCCCACGAGGACGTCCTCGGCTACATCGAGCGCATCCAGTCCACCCTCGCCCCCTTCGGCGGCCGCTTCCTCGTCCACGGCGCGCCCCGCCGCGAGGTCCTCGAGGGCGAGTGGCCCGGCGCGCTCGTCATGATCGCCTTCCCGACGTACGCGGACGCCCGCGCCTGGTACGACTCCGAGCCCTACCAGGCCCTCATCCCCCTGCGCGCGCGCCACATCCCCGGCGACGTCCTGCTGATCGACGGCGTTCCGGAGGGCTACGACCCGGCCACGACGGCGGCGGCGATGCGCGCGGCGGCGGAGTCCGTCGAGCAGGCGCCCGTCGAGCAGGCGTCCGTCGAGCGGGCGCCTGTCGAGTGA
- a CDS encoding NAD(P)-dependent alcohol dehydrogenase: protein MTTNVSAIAAPAANAPLERTTVPRRAVGEHDVLIEIKYAGICHSDIHQARDGWGEGIFPMVPGHEIAGIVTEVGPGVTRHKVGDRVGVGCFVDSCRTCEYCERGLEQYCVNGMTGTYNALDKNGEPTYGGYSTHIVVDENYTLRIPEGISLDVAAPLLCAGITLYSPLAHWQAGPGKKVAVVGLGGLGHMGVKIAHALGAEVTVLSQSLKKQEDGLKLGADHYYATSDPATFTELAGTFDLVISTVSAPLDFDAYLSLVKTDGALVNVGAPEEPVKVGLFSLIGGRKTLAGSMIGGIAETQEMLDFCAAHGLGAEIELITADQVNEAYERVIASDVRYRFVIDASTI from the coding sequence ATGACCACGAACGTCTCCGCCATCGCAGCACCCGCCGCCAACGCCCCGCTGGAGCGCACCACCGTGCCGCGCCGGGCCGTCGGCGAGCACGACGTCCTCATCGAGATCAAGTACGCCGGCATCTGCCACTCCGACATCCACCAGGCCCGCGACGGCTGGGGCGAGGGCATCTTCCCGATGGTCCCCGGCCACGAGATCGCCGGCATCGTCACCGAGGTCGGCCCCGGCGTCACCCGGCACAAGGTCGGCGACCGCGTCGGCGTCGGCTGCTTCGTCGACTCCTGCCGCACCTGCGAGTACTGCGAGCGCGGCCTGGAGCAGTACTGCGTGAACGGCATGACCGGCACGTACAACGCCCTCGACAAGAACGGCGAGCCCACCTACGGCGGCTACTCCACCCACATCGTCGTCGACGAGAACTACACCCTGCGCATTCCCGAGGGCATCTCGCTCGACGTCGCAGCCCCGCTGCTGTGCGCCGGCATCACCCTCTACTCGCCGCTCGCCCACTGGCAGGCCGGCCCCGGCAAGAAGGTCGCCGTCGTCGGCCTCGGCGGCCTCGGCCACATGGGCGTCAAGATCGCCCACGCGCTCGGCGCCGAGGTGACCGTGCTCAGCCAGTCCCTGAAGAAGCAGGAGGACGGCCTCAAGCTCGGCGCCGACCACTACTACGCCACCAGCGACCCGGCGACCTTCACCGAGCTCGCCGGCACCTTCGACCTGGTGATCTCCACGGTCTCCGCGCCGCTCGACTTCGACGCCTACCTGAGCCTGGTCAAGACCGACGGCGCCCTGGTGAACGTCGGCGCCCCGGAGGAGCCGGTCAAGGTCGGCCTGTTCTCCCTCATAGGCGGCCGCAAGACGCTGGCCGGCTCGATGATCGGCGGCATCGCCGAGACCCAGGAGATGCTGGACTTCTGCGCCGCGCACGGCCTGGGTGCGGAGATCGAGCTGATCACGGCCGACCAGGTCAACGAGGCGTACGAGCGGGTCATCGCGTCCGACGTGCGCTACCGCTTCGTGATCGACGCCTCGACGATCTGA